The Humulus lupulus chromosome 4, drHumLupu1.1, whole genome shotgun sequence genome has a window encoding:
- the LOC133832362 gene encoding uncharacterized mitochondrial protein AtMg00810-like has protein sequence MSGCKLVATLIESKGKYKKVTKENIIDKGMYQRLVGKMMYLSQTRLDIVFFVSLVSQYMHNLLEQHLEAMYRILHYLKKTPGTRLLFKKNEERGVETFTNAEWVGSIEDRRSTTGYCTKVWGNLVTWRSKKQPAVARNSVEAELRALAQ, from the coding sequence ATGAGTGGTTGTAAACTAGTGGCGACACTGATTGAGTCGAAAGGCAAGTACAAAAAGGTGACAAAAGAAAACATAATTGACAAAGGGATGTATCAACGTTTAGTAGGAAAAATGATGTATTTATCTCAAACAAGACTTGACATTGTGTTTTTTGTGAGCTTAGTCAGTCAATATATGCATAATCTTTTAGAACAACACTTGGAAGCTATGTACAGAATCCTGCACTATTTGAAGAAAACACCAGGGACTAGATTATTgttcaagaagaatgaagaaagaggtgttGAGACCTTCACAAATGCGGAATGGGTAGGCTCAATTGAGGATAGAAGGTCAACTACTGGGTATTGTACTAAGGTTTGGGGGAACCTAGTGACTTGGAGAAGTAAGAAGCAACCAGCAGTAGCTCGAAATAGTGTCGAAGCAGAACTTAGAGCTCTCGCTCAGTGA